The Arthrobacter sp. PM3 genome contains the following window.
CTGGCAGCCGCCGGCCTGGACCGCGCGGCCGTCGGCGCGGACGAAGTGCCGGCCCTGCTGGCCTCATTGCGGCTTGAGCGGGGCCCGGTGTTCCTGTTGATCGACGACGCCGAACGCTTCGACGACGCCGATCAGTCCATCGCGGGGGCCGTGACGTCCGGGCAGCCGGGGCTGTGCGTCATCGCTGCCGGACGGGCCGCGGACCTCCGCGGGCTCTACAGCCACTGGACCAGGACGCTGCGCAAGTCCCGCCTGGGCGTGCTGCTGCAGCCGGATGTGGATTACGACGGCGAGTTGCTGGGCGCCGCACTGCCGCGCAGGGCGCCCGTGGCGCTGACTGCCGGGCGTGGATATCTCGGCGTCGGCGGCCAGGCGGCGCTGATCCAGTCGATCAGCACCGGGGGCTGAGCGCGGCGGCGAACGCCGGCTCGGAACCTGCCCGGAAGAGGGCCTCTGTGAACAAGATCGAGAACGTTGGAGGGTACGGCATGCAATTCGCACAGACGGGCCAGGCGCTGGGAGCGTCCTACCGCTTCGGCGAACGGGTGGGCTCCGGCGCCGTCGGTGAGGTCTGGACAGTCACCTCGGCCGACGGCCGGACGTTCGCTGCCAAGGTCCTGCGCCCGGAGCACGCTGACGATCCCTCGCTCGTCGAGCGGTTCGTCCGCGAGCGTTCCGTACTGCTGGGGCTGCAGGACTCCCACATCGTCACCGTGCGGGACATGGTGGTGGAGGGCCCGCGGCTGGCCATCGTCATGGACTACGTCGCGGGAGGCTCGCTGCGTGAGGTGGTGGAGCAAGCCGGCCCGCTGCGTCCCGCGGATGCCCTCAATGTCGCCGCCGAAGTGTTCGACGCACTGGCGTTCGCTCACTCACGGGGTGTGACGCATCGCGACATCAAGCCGGACAACGTGCTCCTGGTCCGCCCGTGGTCCGAGTCCGGTGCGGGCGACGTGCGGGTCTCCGACTTCGGCATCGCCGACGTCGTAGGCGAGCGGATCCGCCAGACGACCGGTCTCATCGGCACACCGCAGTACATGCCTCCGGAGCTCATCAGCCAAGGCCGGTCCGGCCCGGCGGGCGATGTGTACTCAACGGGCGTCCTGCTCTATGAGCTTCTTGCCGGGCGCACTCCCTTCGCGGGGCCGGGCCCGGACTTCAGCGTCGCCTACCGCCATGTTTCCTCGCGCCCGCCACGGATTCCCGTGGACGACGCCTTGTGGGACATCCTGGACGGACTCCTGTCCAAGGACCCCGCCCGGCGCCCCACGGCGCATGAGGCCGCGGCCTCGCTCCGGCGTCTCGCGCCGCGGCTTGCCGGCAGCGCCGCGATGGGGCGCGCCGTGGCCCCGGAGGACTTCGACGCCGTCGAACGGCCGGCCACCGTGGTCCGGGGCGCCTTCACGGATGAGGAACTCACCGCCTTCGCGTCCGCGTCGCCGGTTGACCACGCCGCCGAGGCGCCCGAGCTCGGGGAGGCCGGCAGCGCAACCATCGCCCGCCCGATCCCGCGCCGCGAGGTGCGGCCCCGGCCGCAGGCCCGGCCCGAGCAGAGGGATGCCGGCCCGTTCTGGCGCACCCGGAAAGCGCTGCTCCTGGCCGGCGCCGCGGCCCTCCTCCTCGTCGCGATGGTCGCCGGATTCGTCGTCCTCTCCCCGGCGGGGCAGGACAGAGCGGCCGCGCCGGGCGGCGATCCGGTGTCCAGGCAGCTGCAGGACCCGGCCCTTCCCACCGGCCTGACGATCTCGCGGGAGGCCTCCTTCGAGCCGTCCTCCGGCCAGGTCCGGCTGAAGGTGGGGTACGCGGCGCAAAAGGCGCCGCTGTCCGGCGACTTCCTTGAGGTGCTCCCGGACCTGGCCGGCGGGGACGCCTGCCCGACGGTCACCTGGGACGGGGCCTCGGTGAGCCGGAATCAGGCCTCGATCACCGGCCTGGATGTCCAGTGCGGCTGGAAGATCTCAGGGCTGGAAGTCCCGGCAGGAGGGTCGGTACAGGTGACCGCGACGGTGCCGGCGTCGTCAGCTGACCCGCAGGTGCTCGACGCGTGGCTGCGCGCCGTGTCGGAGGGGACCAACGCCGCGACGCAGGACCCCACCGTCAAGGGGACCGCCTATCCCGTGCAGCGGCTCAAGGGCGTGGAGGTGCTCACTCCGGCGCGCGTCGTGACGCCCAGCCCGCTGAAGATCACCCTGGTTCCGGTGTGGGCCGGCGGCGCCGACGAGCTGAACCCGATGTACGTCAGTCCGGCGTCGGGCAAGCCCTCGCAGATGCTGGCCGCGGTCGGCGGCGGGGAGAAGGGGGTACGGTTCTCCGACGGTTGCGGCGGGGCGCTGGCGGTGGACAGTTCGGGGCTCACCGTGACCGCCCTGCAGATCACGCCGCAGTGCACCGTCCGGGCCAGCGTCGGGAACTTCACCGAGCTGCAGTCCCCGCCCTTCGGGATCACCTCGCGGGAGAACGCGCAGGGCTGAGGGCCTACGCCTGGGCGCCGGCCGGAGGCAGGCCGCCTGCCGGCCGTGCGAGGGCCCGCGGCCGGCCGAACCGGGTGTGGACGCCCGGCGAGTAGAGCACCGATGCGGGCGGTCCGGCCACGTCGATCCCGGCGGCGCGCACCAGCTGGTCCTCGAGCACTGTGACTTCCGCCTGGTACAGCGGCCAGGCGCTGTGTGTGTTCGGAACGTAGAGGGTGCGGCCCCTGAACCGATAATGCAGACCAAACCGCGCCGTGAGGTGAACGGACAGGGGATCGGTCGCTTCGGCGTCGAGCTTGGGGACAACGGTGAAATCGCTCCCGGCGCCGCCCCGGAAGCGGCGGACGGCGTACCCGGAGCTCCGGTGCACGTGGCCCGCAGGATCCCAGGCGAGGCCATTCAGGAAGCCAGTGCGCGACCACACGTACGGGATCCCGGCAGCCCGCGCGGTGAGCACCACAGCCAACCGCGACGCGTCCAGGCTGAGGAAGACCACGCCCCGGGTCCCGTCCGGTTCCCGGGAGTAGAGGCGCACGTTGATCTCGGTGAAGGTCCCGAAGTAGGGGACGCCGGGTCCCTGCCCCAGGCCCGCGCTGCGCATCCGGAATCCGACCAGACCCACCCACGCGGATCCGTCAAAAGTGTCCGGGGCAACGCCGGGAGGCATGTACCGCGCCGCCACCGGCTCAGGGATGCGCCAGTGCAGGAAGACGGCGTCGCTCCAGCGCTGGTCCATGATGACCGGGCGGGGGAGGTCAGGGGCCGCGGGCCAGGGATCCGGGCGCATTCGACGTCACCGGGAAGCCGGGTCAGCCGGCCGTCGAGGCGGCAGCGGGATCGCGCTGGGTCTGCCACGGCCAGCGTCCGGTGATTTCCAGCTCGAGCGAGAAGCTCAGGAACGTCCGGATGAGCACGATGATGCCCAGCACCCCGACACTTTCAAAGGTCGGCGTGATGGCGACGGACCGGATGATGTCGGCCGCGACCAGCAATTCAAGCCCGAGCAAGATGGAACGGCCCAGCAGCTGCCGGTACGCACGGTAGAAGGACAGCGGCTCGGACCCCGGTGGCAGGCGGCTCGGCTGGTATCCGCGGAACGCCAACGGGACGGACACGACGGCGCCGAGCACCATGACGGCCACGCCGGCGAAGTCCACGAAACCGCCGACCGTCTCAATGATGTGCTGAAGTTCCATGGTTCCCCTCGCAGAAGTGAGCAGTGAAATTCCAGGCAGGCCTAGGGATGCCGGACCCCGTCACCGGCAAGGATAGCGCGGTAGCCTTCACGGAAACTTGGATACTGGAAATCGAGGCCGGTGCTGCGGAGCAGCGCGTTGCTGCACCGCTTGTTGCCGCCCCGCGACGGTTCGCCGCTTGACCGTTCGCCGCCCGGCGGTTTGGAGCCCGACGCCGGCCCGCCGCCCGTGCTGATGTCCGCCTCCGTCGGCGGCTGGGGGAGTCCCAGCTCGGCTGCCAGGAAACGCAGGACCTCGCCCAGCTCGGCCGGTTCGTTGTCCACGCCCAGGTAGACGGGGCCGGGCACGGTGTCCATGGTGCACAGCCGGACGATGGCCGCCGCGGCGTCGTCCCGGTGGATGCGGTTGGTGAAACGCGATCCGGCCGGAATCTCGGCGGTCCCGCTCCGCACCATG
Protein-coding sequences here:
- a CDS encoding serine/threonine-protein kinase, with translation MQFAQTGQALGASYRFGERVGSGAVGEVWTVTSADGRTFAAKVLRPEHADDPSLVERFVRERSVLLGLQDSHIVTVRDMVVEGPRLAIVMDYVAGGSLREVVEQAGPLRPADALNVAAEVFDALAFAHSRGVTHRDIKPDNVLLVRPWSESGAGDVRVSDFGIADVVGERIRQTTGLIGTPQYMPPELISQGRSGPAGDVYSTGVLLYELLAGRTPFAGPGPDFSVAYRHVSSRPPRIPVDDALWDILDGLLSKDPARRPTAHEAAASLRRLAPRLAGSAAMGRAVAPEDFDAVERPATVVRGAFTDEELTAFASASPVDHAAEAPELGEAGSATIARPIPRREVRPRPQARPEQRDAGPFWRTRKALLLAGAAALLLVAMVAGFVVLSPAGQDRAAAPGGDPVSRQLQDPALPTGLTISREASFEPSSGQVRLKVGYAAQKAPLSGDFLEVLPDLAGGDACPTVTWDGASVSRNQASITGLDVQCGWKISGLEVPAGGSVQVTATVPASSADPQVLDAWLRAVSEGTNAATQDPTVKGTAYPVQRLKGVEVLTPARVVTPSPLKITLVPVWAGGADELNPMYVSPASGKPSQMLAAVGGGEKGVRFSDGCGGALAVDSSGLTVTALQITPQCTVRASVGNFTELQSPPFGITSRENAQG
- a CDS encoding YqjF family protein; translation: MRPDPWPAAPDLPRPVIMDQRWSDAVFLHWRIPEPVAARYMPPGVAPDTFDGSAWVGLVGFRMRSAGLGQGPGVPYFGTFTEINVRLYSREPDGTRGVVFLSLDASRLAVVLTARAAGIPYVWSRTGFLNGLAWDPAGHVHRSSGYAVRRFRGGAGSDFTVVPKLDAEATDPLSVHLTARFGLHYRFRGRTLYVPNTHSAWPLYQAEVTVLEDQLVRAAGIDVAGPPASVLYSPGVHTRFGRPRALARPAGGLPPAGAQA
- a CDS encoding DUF1622 domain-containing protein; this encodes MELQHIIETVGGFVDFAGVAVMVLGAVVSVPLAFRGYQPSRLPPGSEPLSFYRAYRQLLGRSILLGLELLVAADIIRSVAITPTFESVGVLGIIVLIRTFLSFSLELEITGRWPWQTQRDPAAASTAG